A region of the Falco peregrinus isolate bFalPer1 chromosome 19, bFalPer1.pri, whole genome shotgun sequence genome:
ccagccagcccaccgggtgccctgctctccccacaCGCCAGGCACACAAAGCCTCCCCGAGAGCCCGTGCAGGGCCTGGCTCTGCGGGTCCCAGCCATGgggctccctcctcctcttgccGTGCCTCCGCCCACCCTGGCCACTGCAGCCCGCCGCCAGCACAGCTCTCCTGGCCATGGAGGCCCCACACCAGCCCCTGCCACAGGAGGCCGAGACCCCCAAGCCCCCACCTACCCTTGTCCTGAGCAGAGCGAGGCAAGAGTGGTGGATGCTGGCACTCGCCGACAGCAGCCCTTTTATGCTGGGGTGGCGAGCGTGGGGAGGAGCTGGCCGTGCTGGGGACACGTGGCTCATGGTGCCAAGCCCCTGCATCCTCCCCGTGTGGCACGGGGCTGTTGTGCTGATGCCGTTTCCTGGCCAGCCCCAACCCGCTCTATCAGCCCCTGCAATCACCCCACTCGGACGCTTGCCAGCTGCCACCTAATGCCACCAATTAGCCCCACTGTCTTTTCATTATCTCGCTGTGTAAGAGGGCACGCAGCGTGACAAAGGCTGACTGGTAGCGCCCTGCGTGCCATAGCTCTTCTCCAAGGGCTTGGTCTCAGGCTGGCCTCATGCCTTCATCGCAGAGCCACACGGCAGAGCATGGTCCTGCCGCTGGCCAGGAAGGCAGCCTTGCAAGGGCCTCCCGCACACCAGCCACCGCATGACGTACGCCGCGTGGCTATTATCTACAGAGGCACGAGGTTACGAAACAAAAAATCAAAGGCACTCCTCTCGGGCACTGCCTGCTCAGCACGATGCATCACTCGCCAGCCCAAGGGAACTGGGTGCCATTCCCCTCCAGGCACTGGCCATCGACTTCTGCACGTCGGGGGGCAAGACAGACCCCTTGTGCTCTTCCCCAAGGTGCATGGGGCAAGGGGCACCGATGCCCAACTGCAGCCACTTTGTCACGGGGTCATGTCAGCTGACCCCCAACGCGACCAGGTCCTCACGGGTGTCCCGGGAGCCCCATGTCTGGGGGATggtggtgggcaggggctgccctcggggtgctggggagctgggagccccGTCTGAATgcgcagctgcagcagcccccgcTGGGCTGGCCCGGCTGGTGCTCGGTGCCGGCCCTGGTCCCGGCAGGGCCTGGCTGCGGGCACAGGGCAGAGATgtcctgccagggcagagcacaAGGCCGGCACCGTGCGCAGCCCCCAGCAGGGAGGTTCCTGCTCTCATTTAGCCCACGCGGCAGGACCgggaggaaggctgggaagCGGCAGGTGCTGGTCGGTGCAGGGGATGCTGACTCAGGGAGGGACAGGAGCCGGACAGCCCCGTTGTCATCGGCAGGAGGGAGTGCCGCCTCTGCAGATTGGCCCAGGTGGTGCTGAGCAATGGCGCGGCCGGTATAaaagctctgcctctgcccggCTCTCCACACAACTGCTCTGGTCGCCTTCTCCTCTGGGAACAGGGTAAGTCTGTGAGCGCTTCCCCTCCTGGCCCCCTGCTcatgccccagcccctccaatTCGGGTGCTTACGTCTGCTGCTCTCTTTCAACCTCTGCCCTCTTGCAGAGCACCGCCCGATCCCTCGCCACGATGTCTTGCTACGACCTGTGCCCACCAAAAACCAGCGTTGCCGTCCCCCAGCCCATCGCTGAGAGCTGCAACGAGCTGTGCGCCCGCCAGTGCCCCGACTCAACGGCCTTCATCCAGCCGCCCCCCGTGGTCGTCACCTTCCCCggccccatcctcagctccttcccccagcaaGCCGTGGTGGGCTCCTCCGGAGCACCCGCCTTTgggggctccctggggctggggggcctcTACGGCGCTGGGGCCACACAGGGCTCGGGCGGCCTCTGCACCTTTGGCAGACCCTACACCTCTGCGGCCTGCACCCCCTGCGCCTGGCCCCGCTACGGCAAGAAGCTCTGGGACACCTGTGGGCCCTGCTAGACCCAGCCCAGCCGCAGCCCAACGCCACCACCAACCATGCCGCGCTGAGCTGGTGGGCACGGGCCACTGAGGAGTACTGAGCATCCCCAGCGCCGCACAACACCAGCGCAGCTGGCAGTGCAGCACAGCCTCGGCCCTTCCCTGACCTCTTCTCCcgccctctgctctcctcctctccactCTCTTCCTCGCTGTCagatggggcaggagggacaccCAAAGAGCCCTGCAGGGCTGACGGGCCAATTCCTGGGCAGCTGGAATGCCTCACCAAGGCGACATTTGGAGCGAGAAGCCATGCTCCAGAGAAGGTGCCTCTGCCTCCCCCAACACATGACAACCAGCATCTCGGGCTCTGGCCTACTGTCCCCCTGAGAGAccctcctgcccctctgggCACAATAAAGATTTCCTGCATCCAAATCTTGTCTCCGTCCATCCTTGTTCCATGTTGGGAAGACCCTGGGGTGGGTGCCTGGCAGGTGTGGGAGAGCAAATTCTAGTCCTGAGCTTCCCAGGAATGGTGAGTGTGGGCAGTGTAGGGACAGGGGTGATGCAGGCAGCAGTCAGGGGAGAGAAAGCCTTTTGGTGGTGTTTGCAGTAGCTGAGGAAAGGGCaaaaggcagagagcaggacaggcactggcagtgctgctttgcCTGGTCTTCTCAGCCTGGGAGCGGCACCAGCTCCGCCTTGTCCTGCTGCTCGTTTAATCCTGTAGGATTCCTTGGTTTGGGGGCCCCTTCAGTTTCTTGTCCATCTTCACAGCCCCTCCTGACTATATGATTTCCTCTCTCTCCACACTGAGCAGCAAGTACTGCAGCCCA
Encoded here:
- the LOC129782848 gene encoding scale keratin-like, which encodes MSCYDLCPPKTSVAVPQPIAESCNELCARQCPDSTAFIQPPPVVVTFPGPILSSFPQQAVVGSSGAPAFGGSLGLGGLYGAGATQGSGGLCTFGRPYTSAACTPCAWPRYGKKLWDTCGPC